In a genomic window of Nocardia fluminea:
- a CDS encoding RDD family protein, with protein sequence MAEFTTGEAVALELPIARIPSRAGAFLLDLMLQFALAATLEYVLMLVLLGTGADSAWFSVTAVVTLVAVLIAYPVVSETVSRGRSLGKLAFGLRVVRADAGPTDFRHALTRGLAGSIVDFWMLGAFGAVAVVTSLCSREGRRVGDVLAGTVVVHTRQTMPAPSLAVAPPWLTGWSAQLDPSAISDELAGAGRRYLTRLPTLTPPTQHYLGTQLVEAMCAALRCPVPAGYPPYHVLGAILARRQQLSLG encoded by the coding sequence ATGGCTGAATTCACCACCGGCGAAGCGGTGGCGCTCGAGCTCCCCATCGCGCGCATCCCCAGCCGTGCGGGCGCTTTTCTGCTCGACCTGATGCTCCAGTTCGCCCTCGCCGCGACGCTGGAGTACGTCTTGATGCTCGTACTGCTGGGCACCGGCGCCGACTCCGCCTGGTTCTCGGTGACGGCGGTCGTCACGCTGGTGGCCGTACTGATCGCCTATCCGGTGGTGAGCGAAACGGTCTCGCGTGGGCGGTCACTGGGCAAGCTGGCGTTCGGCTTGCGCGTCGTGCGCGCCGACGCCGGGCCCACCGACTTCCGGCACGCGCTCACCCGCGGGCTCGCGGGCTCGATTGTGGATTTCTGGATGCTCGGTGCGTTCGGCGCGGTCGCCGTGGTCACCTCACTGTGTTCGCGCGAGGGCAGGCGGGTGGGCGACGTGCTCGCCGGGACCGTAGTTGTGCACACCCGCCAGACCATGCCCGCGCCTTCGCTGGCGGTCGCCCCGCCGTGGTTGACGGGCTGGTCGGCGCAGCTGGATCCGAGCGCGATCTCCGACGAACTGGCCGGGGCGGGACGACGGTATCTGACCCGGCTCCCCACACTCACGCCGCCCACACAGCACTATCTGGGCACGCAGCTGGTCGAAGCGATGTGCGCGGCACTGCGTTGCCCGGTGCCCGCCGGGTACCCGCCGTATCACGTGCTCGGCGCGATTCTCGCTCGGCGACAGCAACTTTCACTCGGTTGA
- a CDS encoding DUF4129 domain-containing protein, whose translation MTEFPDGVPPRPRLGAAAEHRAAAENAAGRRDYDRALRERFRAVLRGLEQDGSLPVRRSRTAQETADDATTALPLEQSTELHPAASSFDEVVYGGRSATEDEYRRLEYADRYSQSAPPPVLDPLDIEVEVVERETRPRRKLPPLPPILRSPRFWAALAAGLAIALLVYVTMQSCGAPNAPQPPDLPDPPAPPDSPPDDNDLDFGSGKDSIFTRLPGWLAFGGLQFLLAFAALIWWRARRRGALVGEPRPVEVPANELLAGQAGLYRRSGDVAHVAHILRTATLRRIKARLGGEFTDDQLVEAVSRRLGVPGQQIGTVLFGDVPDETTLSDIAAHLEWIETELG comes from the coding sequence GTGACCGAGTTCCCTGACGGTGTCCCACCGCGGCCCCGGCTCGGCGCCGCGGCCGAACATCGCGCCGCCGCCGAGAACGCCGCGGGCCGCCGCGATTACGACCGCGCGCTGCGCGAACGTTTCCGTGCCGTCCTGCGCGGGCTCGAACAGGACGGCAGCTTGCCGGTGCGCCGCTCACGCACCGCGCAGGAGACCGCCGACGACGCGACCACCGCGCTGCCGCTGGAGCAGTCCACCGAATTGCATCCGGCCGCAAGCAGTTTCGACGAAGTCGTCTACGGCGGACGTAGCGCCACCGAGGACGAGTACCGCCGCCTCGAATACGCGGACCGCTACTCACAATCCGCACCACCTCCCGTCCTCGACCCGCTCGACATCGAGGTCGAGGTCGTCGAGCGAGAAACCCGGCCGCGCAGGAAGCTTCCGCCGCTGCCCCCGATCCTGCGCAGCCCCCGCTTCTGGGCGGCCCTCGCGGCAGGACTCGCCATCGCGCTGCTGGTCTACGTCACCATGCAGTCGTGCGGTGCCCCCAACGCGCCGCAACCGCCCGATCTGCCGGACCCACCCGCCCCGCCGGACTCTCCCCCCGATGACAACGACCTCGATTTCGGCAGCGGCAAGGACTCGATCTTCACCCGCCTGCCCGGCTGGCTGGCGTTCGGCGGCTTGCAGTTCCTGCTCGCCTTCGCGGCGCTGATCTGGTGGCGGGCCCGCAGGCGTGGCGCACTGGTCGGCGAGCCGCGCCCGGTCGAGGTTCCCGCGAACGAACTGCTCGCGGGACAGGCGGGCCTGTATCGCCGCTCCGGTGACGTGGCCCATGTGGCCCACATCCTGCGCACCGCCACGCTGCGCCGGATCAAGGCGCGACTGGGCGGCGAGTTCACCGACGATCAACTCGTCGAAGCCGTGTCTCGCCGGCTCGGCGTGCCCGGTCAGCAGATCGGCACTGTCCTGTTCGGCGACGTGCCGGACGAGACGACCCTCAGTGACATTGCCGCACACCTCGAATGGATCGAGACGGAGCTCGGATGA
- a CDS encoding DUF58 domain-containing protein, translating into MVVTGRFALLATVAAAVVMFVVPTWVGVLGACAVLVALLLTDFALTARVDSLSLTRDPLTVVRLGRGTEVELAVTNTGTATVRGLLWDAWPDSARADIREHRLELAPNTRIRLRTSLTPTYRGDRVAGPVTVRLLGPLGLAGRQSRIDVPARVRALPAFRSERLLRSKVKRLHHLEGRNVADTRGQGTEFDSFREYVAGDDVRSIDWRATARANDVLVRTWRPERNRHMLMVLDTGRAGAGRVGEGTRLDSAIEAALLLGGLAAAAGDTVDLLAYDRRVRAEVSGVGGNQLPSKLLHTLAGVTPQLVDTDTDGLVRTVLSRVRRRALIVWFTSLDGPTVTENLLPALPTLTRRHRVLIVSVTDPDIAAAAADRSRVYTAAAAETVLAERVLVRESLRRRGVAVVAAAPDRLPEALADEYLELKQSGSL; encoded by the coding sequence GTGGTGGTCACAGGCCGGTTCGCGCTGCTCGCCACGGTCGCGGCGGCGGTGGTGATGTTCGTGGTGCCGACGTGGGTCGGCGTACTCGGGGCGTGTGCGGTGCTGGTGGCACTGCTGCTCACCGATTTCGCGCTCACCGCGCGGGTGGATTCGCTGTCGCTGACCCGTGATCCGCTGACGGTGGTGCGGCTCGGTCGCGGTACCGAGGTGGAGCTGGCGGTCACCAATACCGGCACGGCCACCGTGCGCGGCCTGCTGTGGGACGCCTGGCCCGACAGCGCGCGCGCCGACATCCGCGAACACCGCCTCGAGCTGGCACCGAACACCCGAATTCGCCTGCGCACCAGCCTGACTCCCACTTATCGCGGCGATCGGGTGGCCGGCCCGGTGACGGTGCGGCTGCTCGGACCGCTGGGTCTGGCCGGTCGGCAGAGCCGGATCGACGTGCCCGCGAGGGTGCGCGCGCTGCCCGCGTTTCGCAGCGAGCGACTGCTGCGTTCGAAGGTGAAGCGGCTGCATCATCTCGAGGGACGCAATGTCGCCGATACGCGCGGGCAGGGCACCGAGTTCGACTCGTTCCGCGAGTACGTGGCCGGCGACGACGTGCGCAGCATCGACTGGCGGGCCACCGCGCGCGCGAACGACGTGCTGGTGCGGACCTGGCGGCCCGAACGCAACCGGCACATGCTGATGGTCCTGGATACCGGGCGAGCCGGTGCGGGCCGGGTCGGGGAGGGCACACGGCTCGACAGCGCGATCGAGGCGGCGCTGCTGCTCGGTGGTCTGGCCGCCGCCGCGGGCGACACGGTGGACCTGCTGGCCTACGACCGTCGCGTGCGCGCGGAAGTGAGCGGCGTCGGCGGCAATCAGCTGCCTTCGAAACTTCTGCACACCCTCGCTGGGGTTACTCCACAGCTGGTGGACACCGACACCGACGGGCTGGTGCGCACCGTGCTCTCGCGGGTGCGCCGGCGGGCGTTGATCGTGTGGTTCACCAGTCTCGACGGGCCGACCGTCACCGAGAACCTGCTGCCCGCGCTGCCGACGCTCACGCGTCGTCATCGGGTGCTGATCGTCTCCGTCACCGATCCCGATATCGCCGCCGCGGCGGCTGACCGGTCGCGGGTCTACACGGCGGCGGCCGCCGAAACCGTGCTGGCCGAACGCGTGCTGGTGCGGGAATCGCTGCGACGGCGTGGGGTGGCCGTGGTGGCCGCAGCTCCCGATCGACTGCCGGAGGCGCTGGCCGACGAATACCTCGAACTGAAGCAGTCCGGCTCGCTGTGA
- a CDS encoding methyltransferase domain-containing protein: MTGVRVRLLTTIAGQLGNPHGVLGKGVAFVLNRGNKRAIAAAVDAAAPATGATVADIGFGGGVGLELLLARVGAEGVVHGIEPSPDMLARARGRFAVELAEGRLALADGALAALPLPDASLHAAITVNTLYFLADLPAACAELARVLRPGGTAVIGIGDPEAMAEMPFTPYGFTLRPVADVMAALSSAGLTVEQRTVPNRPIPHHLLIARKP; encoded by the coding sequence ATGACCGGGGTCAGAGTTCGCCTTCTCACCACTATCGCCGGACAGCTCGGCAATCCACACGGTGTGCTCGGGAAGGGCGTGGCGTTCGTCCTGAATCGCGGGAACAAGCGCGCCATCGCGGCGGCGGTGGATGCCGCGGCGCCGGCCACCGGGGCAACGGTCGCCGACATCGGTTTCGGCGGCGGGGTGGGACTGGAATTGCTGCTGGCGCGCGTCGGCGCCGAGGGTGTGGTGCACGGCATCGAGCCGTCCCCGGACATGCTCGCCCGCGCCCGTGGCCGTTTCGCGGTGGAGCTCGCGGAGGGTCGCCTCGCACTCGCCGACGGCGCCCTCGCCGCGCTCCCCCTGCCCGACGCGAGCCTGCACGCGGCGATCACCGTCAACACCCTCTACTTCCTCGCCGACCTCCCGGCCGCCTGCGCCGAACTCGCCCGCGTCCTGCGACCCGGCGGCACGGCGGTGATCGGCATCGGCGATCCCGAAGCGATGGCCGAGATGCCCTTCACCCCTTACGGATTCACTTTGCGTCCGGTCGCCGATGTCATGGCCGCCCTGAGTTCCGCCGGACTGACCGTGGAGCAGCGCACCGTGCCCAATCGGCCGATCCCGCACCACCTGCTGATCGCCCGCAAGCCATGA
- a CDS encoding AAA family ATPase, protein MTNIAKDAVLRETPSAQEAAAALAALRTEIGKAVVGNDQAVLYLVLALLCRGHVLLEGVPGVAKTLLVRALATSLDLEHARVQFTPDLMPGDVTGSQIYDPHSAEFTFRKGPVFTNLLLADEINRTPPKTQSSLLESMEERQVSVDGQPRMLPDPFVVVATQNPIEQEGTYPLPEAQLDRFLFKVDIRLPDRDDEFRILQRHASGFDPRDLGAAGLRPVAGPEHIAAARAAVGQVTVSPEVLAYIVDLCRATRFSPAVAHGASTRGATALLAAARAFAWLNGRAYVTPDDVKTVATAVLRHRLRLRPEAELDGVSAEGVLSALLVSVPVPV, encoded by the coding sequence ATGACAAATATTGCCAAGGACGCTGTGCTGCGCGAGACGCCGAGCGCGCAGGAGGCCGCGGCGGCGCTGGCCGCGCTGCGCACCGAGATCGGCAAGGCGGTGGTCGGCAACGACCAGGCCGTGCTCTACCTGGTACTGGCCCTGCTGTGCCGCGGGCATGTGCTGCTGGAAGGCGTTCCCGGTGTGGCGAAGACGCTGCTGGTGCGCGCGCTGGCCACCTCGCTGGACCTGGAGCACGCGCGCGTGCAGTTCACCCCGGACCTGATGCCGGGCGATGTCACCGGATCCCAGATCTACGACCCGCATTCGGCCGAGTTCACCTTCCGCAAGGGCCCGGTGTTCACCAACCTGCTGCTGGCCGACGAGATCAACCGCACCCCACCGAAAACACAGTCCTCGCTGCTGGAATCGATGGAGGAGCGCCAGGTTTCGGTGGACGGGCAGCCGCGCATGCTGCCCGATCCGTTCGTGGTGGTCGCCACCCAGAACCCGATCGAGCAGGAGGGCACCTATCCGCTGCCCGAGGCGCAGCTCGACCGGTTCCTGTTCAAGGTCGACATCCGGCTGCCCGACCGCGACGACGAGTTCCGCATCCTGCAACGCCACGCGAGCGGCTTCGATCCGCGCGACCTCGGCGCCGCCGGACTGCGACCGGTCGCCGGACCCGAGCACATCGCGGCCGCGCGCGCCGCCGTGGGCCAGGTGACCGTGAGTCCGGAGGTGCTGGCCTACATCGTCGATCTGTGCCGGGCCACCCGCTTCTCCCCCGCCGTCGCGCACGGCGCGTCCACCCGTGGCGCGACCGCGCTGCTGGCTGCCGCCCGCGCCTTCGCCTGGCTCAACGGCCGCGCGTACGTGACGCCCGACGACGTGAAAACCGTGGCGACAGCGGTACTTCGGCATCGTCTGCGGTTGCGGCCGGAGGCCGAGCTGGACGGGGTGAGCGCCGAGGGCGTGCTCTCGGCGTTGCTGGTCTCGGTGCCGGTTCCGGTCTGA
- a CDS encoding TetR/AcrR family transcriptional regulator → MSSDTRDRILDALETLLLERGAAQMTLDNVAAAAGVSKGGLLYHFKSKDALLVGLVQRLGDRARAQLGEARASGSSIAEWYLQTPDPTTQDDAVELALYRSLLATMRTIDASAGSEPHEVQRALDAVMAAWSDNLDTEVDDPVRADTIRLVGDGVYLRALLGLPQIEPARYRAVVDRLLQR, encoded by the coding sequence GTGAGCTCTGACACCCGCGACCGCATCCTCGACGCCCTGGAGACGCTGCTGCTCGAACGCGGCGCCGCCCAGATGACCCTCGACAACGTCGCCGCGGCGGCGGGCGTGTCGAAGGGCGGGCTGCTCTACCACTTCAAGAGCAAGGACGCCCTGCTCGTCGGCCTGGTCCAGCGCCTCGGCGACCGCGCCCGCGCCCAGCTCGGGGAGGCCAGGGCGAGCGGGAGCTCGATCGCCGAGTGGTACCTCCAGACGCCCGACCCCACCACGCAGGACGACGCCGTCGAACTCGCGCTGTACCGCTCCCTGCTGGCGACCATGCGCACGATCGACGCCTCGGCGGGCAGCGAACCCCACGAGGTACAGCGCGCGCTCGACGCGGTGATGGCGGCCTGGTCGGACAACCTCGATACCGAGGTGGACGACCCCGTTCGCGCCGACACCATCCGATTGGTGGGGGACGGGGTCTACCTGCGCGCCCTGCTCGGCCTGCCGCAGATCGAGCCCGCCCGCTACCGCGCCGTCGTCGACCGGCTGCTGCAACGCTGA
- a CDS encoding MFS transporter yields the protein MNTPTALTPPRATPREWAGLGVLALALLLLAVDATVLDLAVPAISADLAPSTPQLLWIIDVYSFVLAGLLVVMGNLGDRIGRRKLLLIGAVGFGIASALAAWAVSPEMLIAARVLQGVAGATLMPATLGLIRSMFQDPRQRTVAIGVWSAMAGGGAAAGPLVGGWLLEHFWWGSVFLVNLPVMLVLLALAPLLITESRDPNPGRFDALSALLSMSALVPVVYAVKETAAHGPAVSPLLVGLVGVVSAVLFVRRQRRLTDPMLDLRLFELPRFRVAVFTNLLAVFALAGVLFFGSQYLQLVLGRTPLQAGLLMLPGLAASVLGSLTAAWLVRRWRAALVLAGALVVTALGAAAFLAVDAVSGADAFVLGFTGIGLGAGVAMTVANDLVVGSAPEERAGAAAAISETAYETGLALGVALLGSTVMAIFRRGLDLSLLPEDAVAAASGSLSGAVEAAGELPAAVAQEFLSSANQAFVTGIHLTVLGIVAVLLFAAYSAARTKTTQG from the coding sequence ATGAACACCCCCACAGCACTCACCCCACCGCGCGCCACCCCGCGTGAGTGGGCGGGCCTCGGCGTACTGGCCCTCGCCCTGCTGCTGCTCGCCGTGGACGCGACCGTGCTCGACCTGGCCGTGCCCGCGATCAGCGCCGACCTCGCCCCGAGCACGCCACAGCTGCTCTGGATCATCGACGTGTACTCGTTCGTGCTCGCCGGCCTGCTGGTGGTGATGGGCAATCTCGGCGACCGGATCGGCAGGCGCAAGCTGCTGCTGATCGGCGCGGTCGGCTTCGGCATCGCCTCGGCGCTGGCCGCCTGGGCGGTGTCGCCGGAGATGCTGATCGCGGCGCGCGTCCTGCAGGGCGTCGCCGGTGCCACCCTGATGCCCGCCACGCTCGGACTGATCCGATCGATGTTCCAGGACCCGCGTCAACGCACCGTGGCGATCGGCGTGTGGAGCGCGATGGCGGGCGGTGGCGCCGCGGCCGGTCCGCTGGTCGGCGGCTGGCTGCTCGAGCACTTCTGGTGGGGCTCGGTGTTCCTGGTGAACCTGCCGGTCATGCTGGTGCTGCTGGCACTCGCCCCGCTGTTGATCACCGAATCACGTGACCCGAACCCCGGCCGGTTCGACGCGCTGAGCGCGCTGCTGTCGATGAGCGCGCTGGTCCCGGTGGTCTACGCGGTGAAGGAAACCGCCGCGCACGGCCCGGCGGTCAGCCCGCTGCTGGTCGGCCTGGTCGGTGTCGTCTCGGCGGTGCTGTTCGTGCGCAGGCAGCGTCGGCTGACCGATCCGATGCTCGATCTGCGGCTGTTCGAACTGCCGAGGTTCCGGGTGGCGGTGTTCACCAACCTGCTCGCGGTGTTCGCGCTGGCGGGCGTGCTGTTCTTCGGCTCGCAGTATCTGCAGCTGGTGCTCGGCCGCACGCCTTTGCAGGCGGGTCTGCTGATGCTGCCCGGCCTAGCGGCTAGCGTGCTCGGCTCGCTGACGGCGGCCTGGCTGGTGCGGCGCTGGCGCGCGGCGCTGGTGCTGGCCGGTGCGCTGGTAGTCACCGCGCTCGGCGCGGCGGCCTTCCTCGCGGTCGACGCGGTGAGCGGAGCCGACGCGTTCGTCCTCGGCTTCACCGGCATCGGGCTCGGCGCGGGCGTGGCCATGACCGTGGCCAACGACCTGGTCGTCGGCTCGGCGCCGGAGGAACGAGCCGGCGCGGCAGCGGCGATCTCGGAGACCGCCTACGAGACGGGTCTCGCGCTCGGTGTCGCCCTGCTCGGCAGCACCGTGATGGCGATCTTCCGGCGTGGACTGGATCTGTCGTTGCTGCCGGAGGACGCGGTGGCGGCCGCGTCGGGTTCGCTCAGCGGCGCGGTGGAGGCGGCCGGTGAGCTGCCCGCCGCGGTGGCGCAGGAGTTCCTGTCGTCGGCGAACCAGGCGTTCGTCACCGGTATCCATCTGACGGTGCTCGGCATCGTGGCGGTGTTGTTGTTCGCGGCCTACAGCGCCGCGCGAACGAAGACCACCCAGGGCTGA
- a CDS encoding stage II sporulation protein M: MDTDAYSWARQRSWYRLDQLVRQRKLSGAEADELVRLYRSTSQQLARLQGHHPDPELVGRLSALLARARGRVLAARTQPWREVGRFFTRHFPAAVYRAWPWWLGTTAIFLVVAGVIGVLVDRSAAAREALGIPDGDLSDVTGPGGSFESYYSEHPNEAFAAKVWTHNSLVSAIALFTGVLILPAVYALFMNALNLGITGGLMAEAGRLDSFFGFILPHGTLELTALFVAGGVGLKLGWTLVDPGRRSRAAAMARQGRATATVALGLVCVLLVCGLLEGFVTPSPLPAPVRIAIGFAAEALFLYYVFGIGKRVAEEQDAVAAVPVAAADPVDRWLMAPAQVLDRS; this comes from the coding sequence ATGGACACCGATGCCTACAGCTGGGCACGTCAACGGTCGTGGTATCGGCTCGATCAGCTGGTGCGCCAGCGCAAGCTGTCCGGCGCGGAGGCCGACGAGCTGGTCCGGTTGTACCGGTCCACGTCCCAGCAGCTGGCGAGATTGCAGGGGCACCACCCGGACCCGGAGCTCGTGGGCAGGCTGAGCGCACTGCTGGCGCGGGCCCGCGGACGGGTGCTGGCGGCGCGCACGCAGCCGTGGCGCGAAGTGGGCCGGTTCTTCACCCGGCACTTTCCCGCGGCTGTGTACAGAGCCTGGCCGTGGTGGCTGGGGACAACTGCGATCTTCCTCGTCGTGGCGGGCGTGATCGGCGTGCTCGTGGATCGTTCGGCGGCGGCCCGCGAGGCGCTGGGGATACCCGATGGCGATCTGTCGGATGTCACCGGACCTGGGGGTTCGTTCGAGTCGTACTACTCCGAGCACCCCAACGAGGCCTTCGCCGCGAAGGTGTGGACGCACAATTCCCTGGTGTCGGCGATCGCGTTGTTCACCGGTGTGCTGATCCTCCCGGCTGTGTACGCACTGTTCATGAATGCGCTGAATCTGGGGATAACCGGTGGATTGATGGCCGAGGCGGGGCGGCTGGATTCGTTCTTCGGCTTCATCCTGCCGCACGGCACGCTGGAGCTCACCGCGCTGTTCGTGGCGGGCGGGGTGGGTTTGAAGCTCGGGTGGACGCTGGTCGACCCGGGGCGGCGGAGCAGGGCGGCCGCGATGGCCCGGCAGGGCCGTGCGACCGCGACGGTGGCTCTCGGGCTGGTGTGCGTGCTGCTGGTGTGTGGCCTGCTGGAGGGTTTCGTGACACCGAGCCCGCTGCCCGCGCCCGTTCGGATCGCGATCGGCTTCGCGGCCGAGGCACTGTTCCTCTACTACGTCTTCGGGATCGGGAAGCGAGTGGCCGAGGAACAGGATGCCGTGGCGGCGGTGCCGGTCGCGGCGGCGGATCCGGTCGATCGATGGCTGATGGCGCCCGCGCAGGTGCTCGATAGGTCGTGA
- a CDS encoding adenylate/guanylate cyclase domain-containing protein, with the protein MINRDGSTRAAGSAPWGSPLLGPVDEKSTARRVRVQLLLTIPLLIANLIGITMVVVLAGFVLPGPTVFTQELLLVNSVFTPLCAALALAVGTAWGTVAGVRSMGWATDPEHVPTPAEQQVTVSAPRWMVLQQALLWTLTLTALTVVYGVLEPALIPKVVLAIGAAAIVVCANSYLIIEFALRPVTARVLAADPHRRRGIGVFGRTMLSWFVGVGVPVTLTMTVAIWALADPAVSKARLAVCMLCFGGSALVFGLILMAQVVAATVAPIKGVRQALRRVENGDLDAEIALYDGTELGELQSGFNTMVHGLRERAMIEDLFGKHVGHDVAMAAIASRPVLGGTETEAAALFIDIIGSTTMAATLPAPEIVGILNRFFDIVVDEVERHGGLLNKFEGDAALAVFGTPAPLDDLAGSALSCGRAIQRRLRDASDLDAGIGVAAGRVVAGNVGTHNRYEFTVIGDAVNEAARLCELSKQHDERLLTSATTLAAAADSESAQWVLGETVTLRGRLKPTQIALPRVPELVDEQSSVGRGSADVR; encoded by the coding sequence GTGATCAACCGCGATGGATCGACACGCGCGGCGGGCTCGGCGCCGTGGGGCTCCCCGCTGCTCGGACCAGTCGACGAGAAATCGACGGCCCGGCGCGTTCGAGTGCAGTTGTTGCTCACCATTCCGCTGCTCATCGCCAATCTGATCGGTATCACGATGGTGGTGGTGCTGGCGGGCTTCGTGCTGCCGGGACCGACCGTGTTCACCCAGGAACTGCTGTTGGTCAACAGTGTCTTCACGCCGCTGTGCGCCGCCCTCGCGCTGGCGGTCGGCACCGCGTGGGGCACCGTGGCCGGTGTGCGATCGATGGGCTGGGCCACCGATCCCGAGCATGTGCCGACGCCGGCAGAACAGCAGGTCACCGTGTCGGCGCCGCGCTGGATGGTGCTGCAGCAGGCCCTGCTGTGGACGCTGACCTTGACCGCGCTCACCGTTGTGTACGGCGTGCTCGAACCGGCGCTGATCCCCAAGGTCGTCCTCGCGATCGGCGCCGCGGCGATCGTGGTGTGCGCCAACAGTTACCTGATCATCGAATTCGCGCTGCGCCCGGTGACCGCGCGCGTGCTGGCCGCCGACCCGCACCGCCGCCGTGGCATCGGTGTGTTCGGCCGGACCATGCTGTCGTGGTTCGTCGGCGTCGGGGTACCGGTGACGCTGACGATGACGGTGGCGATCTGGGCCTTGGCCGATCCCGCGGTGAGCAAGGCCAGGCTCGCGGTGTGCATGCTCTGCTTCGGCGGCTCCGCGCTGGTCTTCGGCTTGATCCTGATGGCGCAGGTCGTCGCGGCGACGGTGGCCCCGATCAAGGGTGTGCGGCAGGCGCTGCGGCGCGTCGAGAACGGTGACCTCGACGCCGAGATCGCCCTCTACGACGGCACCGAACTGGGCGAACTGCAAAGCGGCTTCAACACGATGGTGCACGGGCTGCGCGAGCGGGCGATGATCGAGGACCTGTTCGGCAAGCACGTCGGCCACGACGTCGCGATGGCGGCGATCGCCTCCCGGCCGGTGCTCGGCGGCACCGAAACCGAGGCGGCCGCCCTGTTCATCGACATCATCGGCTCCACCACGATGGCGGCCACCCTGCCCGCGCCCGAGATCGTCGGCATCCTCAACCGGTTCTTCGACATCGTCGTCGACGAGGTGGAACGGCACGGCGGACTGCTCAACAAGTTCGAGGGCGACGCGGCGCTGGCCGTGTTCGGTACCCCCGCGCCCCTCGACGACCTGGCCGGCTCGGCCCTGTCCTGCGGTCGGGCGATCCAGCGCCGATTGCGCGATGCCTCCGACCTCGACGCGGGCATCGGTGTCGCCGCGGGACGGGTGGTGGCGGGCAATGTCGGCACGCACAATCGGTACGAATTCACGGTGATCGGTGACGCTGTGAACGAGGCCGCTCGGCTGTGTGAGCTGTCCAAGCAGCACGACGAGCGGTTGCTCACCTCGGCCACCACGCTTGCGGCGGCGGCTGATTCGGAATCCGCGCAGTGGGTGCTCGGGGAGACTGTCACGCTGCGTGGGCGGTTGAAGCCGACGCAGATCGCTTTGCCGCGGGTGCCGGAGTTGGTTGATGAGCAGTCTTCTGTTGGGCGCGGGTCTGCCGACGTTCGGTAG
- a CDS encoding alpha/beta fold hydrolase, which translates to MTPITVTTRYGEIAVHLSGCSPDAAPGLLLLHANPGDHRDFDRIVPTLGKTWAVAAIDWPGYGASTVTDPDTVTVDALGDIAVRVSKSLAQHGFGALTVIGNSVGGYAAVRLAERAPDMVRGLVLVQSAGFAPLNPVTGAVFQLIAQPSVARRFVVPHARLYLGSPRNEGVRPLFERAREISGDPIRLAVYRCLWRSLDDPHVDLAAAAPLLPGLPVQIVWGRDDPTNPWLLNRRRITRALPDAPVVLLPTRHEPFAQAPELFLDAVREFLTGCAGMRR; encoded by the coding sequence ATGACACCGATCACCGTCACCACGCGGTACGGCGAGATCGCGGTTCACCTGAGCGGATGCTCGCCCGATGCCGCGCCGGGACTGCTTCTGCTGCACGCGAATCCGGGTGACCATCGCGACTTCGATCGGATCGTCCCCACGCTGGGCAAGACATGGGCCGTCGCCGCGATCGACTGGCCGGGCTACGGTGCGTCCACGGTCACCGACCCGGACACCGTCACCGTCGACGCCCTCGGTGACATCGCCGTGCGGGTATCGAAATCCCTGGCGCAGCACGGTTTCGGCGCGCTCACCGTGATCGGCAACAGTGTCGGCGGCTACGCCGCGGTGCGCCTGGCCGAGCGTGCACCGGACATGGTGCGCGGGCTGGTATTGGTGCAGTCGGCCGGGTTCGCACCACTGAATCCGGTGACCGGAGCCGTGTTCCAGCTGATCGCCCAGCCCTCGGTCGCCCGGCGGTTCGTCGTCCCCCACGCGCGGCTGTATCTCGGCTCGCCTCGCAACGAGGGTGTACGCCCACTCTTCGAGCGGGCCCGGGAGATATCCGGCGATCCGATCCGGCTCGCCGTATATCGCTGTCTCTGGCGGAGCCTGGACGACCCGCACGTCGACCTGGCCGCCGCGGCCCCACTGCTGCCCGGCCTCCCCGTCCAGATCGTCTGGGGCCGCGACGACCCCACCAACCCCTGGCTGCTGAACCGGCGCCGCATCACCCGAGCCCTGCCGGACGCACCGGTCGTGCTGCTACCGACCCGGCACGAACCGTTCGCACAGGCGCCCGAGCTGTTCCTCGACGCCGTGCGCGAGTTCCTCACCGGCTGTGCTGGAATGCGGCGATGA